One region of Natronorubrum aibiense genomic DNA includes:
- a CDS encoding MmgE/PrpD family protein yields MSTYQAAEFVQSATLTDTPEEVTEQVRTRVLDTLAAITAGYRQEGVDIAREYATTHCNGQSSLPRASLLDGSNTTIAAEGAALANGVAANALDIDDGHREVKGHPAAVVVPPALAAAEAVDASIGEFLDAVFIGYELAVRTGLAIHATDDVYTGTGSWGALGAAAAVSRLLDLKQEQTAHALSVAEYHAPRTPIMRGVENPAMTKDGVGWSAHTGYVAAQLAAAGFTGSKTIFDVSDALETLGDRFHVTRGYLKPYPCCRWAQPGVEAVLTLTDEQSIPPEHVETIRVSTFEEATHLRTRTPASPEEAQYSYPYPVAAALVRGQFTQTEHTTAVRTDPEVLALTERVDLVVDDDIDARFPSECLARVDIETPSKTYSSPVTRARGSRESPLSKTAQLQKARRLVVPTLSSTVVSDSVEQLTDPSVPVSRLTTLW; encoded by the coding sequence ATGAGCACATACCAAGCGGCGGAGTTCGTCCAGTCAGCAACACTCACTGATACACCAGAGGAGGTGACAGAACAGGTACGAACTCGCGTCCTCGATACGCTTGCGGCGATAACAGCGGGTTATCGACAGGAGGGTGTCGACATCGCTCGAGAATATGCGACAACACACTGCAACGGTCAGTCGTCACTTCCGAGAGCAAGCCTTCTAGACGGATCAAACACGACAATCGCGGCCGAAGGTGCAGCACTCGCCAACGGCGTCGCAGCGAACGCTCTCGATATCGACGATGGACACCGCGAGGTCAAAGGGCATCCAGCCGCTGTTGTCGTGCCACCAGCACTCGCCGCTGCAGAGGCGGTCGACGCATCGATTGGAGAGTTTCTCGATGCCGTCTTCATCGGGTACGAACTCGCGGTCCGCACTGGACTGGCAATCCACGCCACTGATGACGTCTATACGGGAACCGGATCCTGGGGTGCGCTTGGAGCTGCTGCGGCGGTTTCCCGACTACTTGACCTCAAGCAAGAACAGACGGCGCACGCACTCAGTGTTGCCGAGTACCATGCTCCACGGACACCGATCATGCGTGGTGTCGAAAATCCCGCGATGACAAAAGACGGTGTTGGATGGAGTGCTCATACAGGGTATGTCGCCGCACAACTTGCCGCTGCTGGCTTTACTGGGTCCAAGACAATATTCGACGTAAGCGATGCTCTCGAGACACTCGGAGATCGCTTCCACGTGACGAGAGGATATCTCAAGCCATATCCATGCTGTCGATGGGCGCAACCTGGGGTGGAAGCTGTCCTCACATTGACTGACGAGCAGAGCATTCCTCCCGAACACGTCGAGACGATTCGTGTTTCGACATTTGAGGAGGCGACGCACTTACGGACTCGCACACCCGCGAGTCCAGAAGAAGCCCAGTACTCATACCCATATCCAGTCGCAGCCGCACTCGTTCGGGGTCAATTTACACAAACCGAACACACGACAGCGGTGCGAACTGATCCAGAGGTGCTTGCCCTTACCGAGCGTGTCGATCTCGTTGTCGACGACGATATAGATGCTCGCTTCCCCAGCGAATGTCTGGCTCGTGTCGATATCGAGACGCCTAGCAAAACATACTCATCACCAGTGACGCGCGCACGCGGCTCCCGTGAAAGCCCGCTTTCCAAGACAGCACAACTGCAGAAAGCCCGACGACTTGTCGTTCCAACTCTCTCATCGACAGTTGTCTCCGACAGCGTCGAACAGCTTACCGATCCGTCTGTGCCCGTCTCGAGATTGACTACACTGTGGTAG
- a CDS encoding Rieske (2Fe-2S) protein, with amino-acid sequence MNNRFEICSTDELPPGDRTIVELNGHSIGVFNVDGEYYALKNDCPHQRAPLCQGKVTGTTSATEPGCVKWEDDGHILRCPWHGWEFDIETGESVFNPHKVRARSFETEVEPSRDDASSVDTDGGCDCGAAIEGDEPPVDTYTVDVEDQQVVVYL; translated from the coding sequence ATGAATAACCGATTCGAAATCTGCTCGACCGACGAACTGCCACCCGGCGATCGCACCATCGTCGAACTGAATGGCCACTCGATTGGCGTATTTAACGTCGATGGGGAGTATTATGCGCTCAAGAACGACTGTCCACATCAGCGGGCGCCACTATGTCAGGGCAAGGTAACTGGGACAACATCGGCAACGGAACCAGGCTGTGTCAAATGGGAAGACGACGGTCATATCTTGCGCTGTCCGTGGCACGGCTGGGAGTTCGACATCGAGACGGGTGAATCTGTTTTCAACCCACACAAGGTTCGTGCTCGATCATTCGAAACAGAAGTCGAACCCTCTCGTGATGACGCGTCGTCGGTGGACACTGATGGTGGCTGTGATTGTGGGGCTGCCATTGAGGGTGACGAGCCTCCAGTCGACACCTACACCGTTGACGTGGAGGATCAACAGGTTGTCGTCTACCTCTGA
- a CDS encoding amidohydrolase family protein: MSGQQTTHSTASDQTSPTLIDCDIHQKWADPQELVEYLPKQYRDRGVQAPDILYDNVAEFSRRDAVPDDGGPAGSSVEKMKTHHLEEFGVDYAILTGNSYLNLTALPNRDYAAELAIANNKWVIDNWLSEGGPFVGSLLAAPQKPNRMAEMIRELGDHPRVVQVVMPMASQLPYGHEHYWPMYEAAEEMGLPIAMHPYTEGHGVTRPPTGAGHPNTYFEWHTLLGTYAMGQLVSLVAEGVLAKFPDLSFVVIEGGLSWVPHFLWRMDKNWKALRAQVPYLQKPPSEYIRDQVRFTTQPIEEPNNPEHLLQILEMMHAKDTVMFASDYPHWDTDSPLYALPPMPDELEQAVMAGNAQELYGLPDDPESLPTDRT; encoded by the coding sequence ATGTCAGGACAGCAAACTACTCACTCGACAGCGTCGGACCAAACCAGTCCCACGCTTATCGATTGTGACATCCACCAGAAATGGGCGGATCCACAAGAACTCGTCGAGTACCTCCCGAAGCAGTATCGAGATCGCGGCGTGCAGGCACCCGATATCCTGTATGACAACGTCGCAGAATTCTCACGTCGTGACGCGGTGCCGGACGATGGAGGGCCAGCAGGATCGAGCGTCGAGAAAATGAAAACTCATCACCTCGAGGAATTTGGCGTCGATTACGCCATTTTGACGGGGAACTCCTATCTCAATCTCACTGCCCTTCCAAACCGTGACTACGCGGCTGAGCTTGCAATAGCGAACAACAAGTGGGTTATTGACAACTGGCTCTCGGAGGGAGGACCATTCGTCGGATCACTGCTCGCTGCACCGCAGAAACCGAATCGGATGGCAGAAATGATTCGCGAGCTGGGAGATCACCCACGCGTCGTCCAGGTCGTGATGCCAATGGCGTCGCAGCTCCCCTATGGTCACGAACACTACTGGCCGATGTACGAAGCCGCCGAGGAGATGGGCCTCCCTATCGCGATGCACCCGTACACGGAGGGTCACGGTGTTACCCGTCCGCCAACCGGAGCGGGCCATCCAAACACGTACTTCGAGTGGCACACACTCCTTGGCACGTATGCGATGGGACAGCTCGTGAGTCTCGTTGCGGAGGGCGTCCTCGCAAAGTTCCCCGATCTCAGCTTCGTCGTCATCGAAGGTGGCCTCAGCTGGGTACCACACTTCCTCTGGCGGATGGATAAAAATTGGAAAGCACTCCGAGCGCAGGTTCCCTATCTGCAAAAGCCACCGAGCGAATACATTCGTGATCAGGTGCGCTTTACCACCCAGCCGATTGAGGAACCAAACAATCCCGAACACCTCCTCCAGATTCTGGAGATGATGCACGCAAAGGACACAGTGATGTTCGCCAGTGACTACCCCCACTGGGATACGGATTCACCACTGTATGCGCTTCCCCCAATGCCAGACGAACTGGAACAAGCAGTGATGGCTGGCAACGCACAGGAATTGTACGGACTCCCAGACGATCCCGAGAGCCTTCCGACGGACAGGACGTGA